A segment of the Lentimicrobiaceae bacterium genome:
CCTATTTTTAAAACTTCTTATAATTCCACTTTATTCAATTATATAGACAATGATTTTACATTTAGATATATAGAATACCAACCTCTGGATTACGATGAAAATGCCTTTACGTCAAATCTTACTTCGGTAATAGCGTTTTATGTCAATATTGTTCTGGGGCTTGATGCCGATTCATTTACTGCATTCGGAGGCTCGCCGTATTTTGAAAAAGCACAAACGATAATCAGCACTGCACAAAATGCCACTGAAAAAGGATGGAAAGCCTTTGAAAGTCAGAAAAATCGTTACTGGCTTATTGAAAACCTGTTAAATTCTTCATACAGCCCCATACGCGAAGCCATGTATAAGTACCATCGTTTGGGCATGGATGTATTTACCGAAAATATTGAAAGTGGCAGAGCTTCGGTTACCGAAAGCCTCGAACTATTGCGCAAAGTCAACCGTCAGAAACCCGGTTTATTCCTGATACAATTGGTTATGGATGCCAAACGTGATGAACTGGTAAATATTTATTCACAGGCAGCACCCATGGATAAAACCAAGGCAGTGAATTTGTTAAAAGAAATAGACCCTGCCAATTCCAGTAAGTATCAAAAGATTCTTACAGATAAATAAGCTTAATCAAAATAGAAATTCTTATTTTTGTTGGAAGCTCAACAAAACAATATGCTATGCTTGTACACTTGCGAATAGAGAATTATGCACTTATCCGCCACCTTTCAATACCTTTTAATGAAGGATTTACGGTAATTACAGGTGAAACAGGCGCCGGAAAATCAATCTTACTGGGGGCTTTGTCTTTAATTTTAGGACAACGTGCCGATACGCAAGTGCTAATGGATAAATCAAAAAAATGTTTCGTAGAAGGTACCTTTAAAATTACCGGATACGATCTTAATAGCTTTTTTGAG
Coding sequences within it:
- a CDS encoding DUF4835 family protein, with translation MKKWIAIISLIFSFTPAYTQELNATVQVSAQQVEGTERKVFQTLQQALYEFINNKQWSNYSYKLEERIECTFLITITERLSSDEFKAKLNIVVRRPIFKTSYNSTLFNYIDNDFTFRYIEYQPLDYDENAFTSNLTSVIAFYVNIVLGLDADSFTAFGGSPYFEKAQTIISTAQNATEKGWKAFESQKNRYWLIENLLNSSYSPIREAMYKYHRLGMDVFTENIESGRASVTESLELLRKVNRQKPGLFLIQLVMDAKRDELVNIYSQAAPMDKTKAVNLLKEIDPANSSKYQKILTDK